Proteins co-encoded in one Actinoallomurus bryophytorum genomic window:
- a CDS encoding acyltransferase family protein, with amino-acid sequence MTTTATADAMPAAVSPAPPRPGARDPYFDNAKFLAVVLVVIGHAWEPLRGADVGGRVLEAAQTFVYAFHLPVFIVMCGYFSRGFTAGQDRTRKLVGGIIVPYVIFSAAYPLWAGLLSGNHVGWDPLEPYYLTWFMPALLLWRLSTPLWKQIRYPITAALVISMLAGFDTLPSMLNAAQVLSFLPFFVVGLTLRPHHFAFLRRRVMRIVGAALLVLGGGAAYALAMTVDPEWVHWRRSFVQLGVGAPAGVGFRLLALAAAVALTIGFLAVVPGRRTWFTRFGSASMYVYLLHGFATLFLSYQGWYYRISGAEVVLVTIGCVALAVLLSSGAARTAFRWAVEPHLNWLFTPRVPEPAAVAGPRPDGRTRGDSGDQRTMRA; translated from the coding sequence TTGACCACCACCGCCACGGCCGACGCGATGCCGGCCGCCGTTTCACCGGCCCCGCCGCGCCCGGGCGCGCGCGACCCCTATTTCGACAACGCCAAGTTCCTCGCGGTCGTCCTCGTCGTCATCGGCCACGCCTGGGAGCCGCTGCGGGGGGCGGACGTCGGCGGACGGGTGCTGGAGGCCGCGCAGACGTTCGTCTACGCGTTCCATCTTCCCGTCTTCATCGTGATGTGCGGCTACTTCTCGCGCGGGTTCACCGCCGGACAAGACCGTACGCGCAAGCTGGTCGGCGGGATCATCGTCCCGTACGTGATCTTCAGTGCCGCCTATCCGCTGTGGGCCGGGCTCCTGTCGGGCAACCACGTCGGCTGGGACCCTCTCGAGCCGTACTACCTGACCTGGTTCATGCCGGCCCTGCTGCTGTGGCGGCTGTCCACGCCGCTGTGGAAGCAGATCCGCTACCCGATCACCGCGGCGCTGGTGATCTCGATGCTCGCCGGGTTCGACACGCTGCCGAGCATGCTGAACGCCGCCCAGGTGCTGTCGTTCCTGCCGTTCTTCGTCGTCGGTCTCACGCTGCGCCCGCACCACTTCGCGTTCCTGCGGCGCCGCGTGATGCGGATCGTCGGCGCGGCGCTGCTGGTCCTGGGCGGCGGGGCCGCCTACGCCCTCGCGATGACCGTCGACCCCGAATGGGTGCACTGGCGGCGCAGTTTCGTCCAGCTCGGCGTCGGCGCGCCCGCCGGTGTGGGGTTCCGGCTGCTCGCCCTGGCCGCGGCGGTGGCGCTGACCATCGGCTTCCTGGCCGTGGTGCCGGGCAGGCGCACCTGGTTCACGCGCTTCGGGTCGGCGAGCATGTACGTCTACCTGCTGCACGGGTTCGCCACCCTGTTCCTGTCCTACCAGGGCTGGTACTACCGGATCAGCGGCGCCGAGGTCGTGCTCGTGACCATCGGCTGTGTGGCACTGGCGGTGCTGCTTTCCAGCGGCGCCGCGCGCACGGCGTTCCGCTGGGCGGTCGAGCCTCACCTGAACTGGCTGTTCACCCCCAGGGTCCCCGAGCCCGCCGCCGTGGCCGGGCCACGGCCGGACGGCCGCACCCGGGGTGACTCCGGCGATCAGCGGACGATGAGGGCCTGA
- a CDS encoding YdeI/OmpD-associated family protein: protein MSDELAELTVTDIRAWREWLGEHHDGSAGVWLVLAKQNTTEPTSLTYDQALDEALCHGWIDGRLRRRDEITYCRRFTPRGIRSPWSARNVAIITRLVGEGRMHPAGMTEVERAKADGRWEAAYAGQAGIEMPSDLAAALVAEPRAQAMFDILTSQNRYAVLYRVANAKRAETRARRITQFVEMLARGETIHPQKRALGG from the coding sequence GTGAGCGACGAACTGGCGGAACTGACCGTCACCGATATCCGGGCCTGGCGGGAGTGGCTCGGCGAGCACCACGACGGCTCCGCGGGAGTGTGGCTGGTCCTCGCCAAGCAGAACACGACCGAACCCACCAGCCTCACCTACGACCAGGCGCTCGATGAAGCCCTGTGCCATGGCTGGATCGATGGCCGGCTACGACGCCGGGATGAGATCACCTACTGTCGGCGCTTCACTCCCCGTGGGATACGAAGTCCATGGTCAGCGCGTAACGTCGCCATCATCACCCGCCTGGTCGGCGAGGGCCGGATGCACCCGGCCGGAATGACCGAGGTCGAGCGGGCCAAGGCCGACGGCCGCTGGGAGGCGGCCTACGCGGGACAGGCCGGCATCGAGATGCCGTCCGACCTGGCCGCCGCGTTGGTCGCGGAACCCAGGGCGCAGGCGATGTTCGACATCCTCACGTCCCAGAACCGCTACGCCGTCCTCTATCGAGTCGCGAACGCCAAACGCGCCGAGACCCGAGCCCGCCGCATCACCCAGTTCGTCGAAATGCTGGCCCGCGGCGAGACGATCCATCCGCAGAAGCGTGCCCTCGGCGGCTGA
- a CDS encoding carbohydrate ABC transporter permease — translation MVAVGLPEPTRAAARRPRNVRGRRAAGRILPLVPALALLALFFLGPILWCVYASFTDVALTGATASTPHLVGLRNYRQMLHDPQFRQSLWLTVVFVLGSAVIGQNVGGMVLALLMKSRRRIARAVVGAIVVGAWVTPELVAGFVWYAFLSDDGTLNAILHAVGLHGKSWLYATPLLAVTLANIWRGTAFSMLVYSAALSNVPDDLLEAAAVDGASAFARLRHITLPLMRRAVMTNLMTITLQTLAVFTLIFVMTGGGPGTKTQTLPVYMYQSAFKFYQLGYGAALAIVLLAVGGVFSVVYLRMMREDV, via the coding sequence ATGGTCGCGGTGGGCCTCCCGGAGCCCACCCGCGCCGCCGCCCGCCGCCCGCGCAACGTGCGCGGGCGGCGGGCGGCCGGCCGGATCCTGCCGCTGGTGCCCGCCCTGGCCCTGCTGGCGCTGTTCTTCCTCGGCCCGATCCTGTGGTGCGTCTACGCGTCCTTCACCGACGTCGCCCTGACCGGCGCCACCGCGAGCACGCCGCACCTGGTGGGGCTGCGCAACTACCGGCAGATGCTCCACGACCCGCAGTTCCGCCAGTCGCTGTGGCTGACCGTGGTGTTCGTCCTCGGCTCCGCGGTGATCGGCCAGAACGTCGGCGGCATGGTCCTGGCGCTGCTGATGAAGTCGCGCCGCCGCATCGCCCGCGCCGTCGTCGGCGCGATCGTGGTCGGCGCGTGGGTGACGCCGGAGCTGGTCGCGGGGTTCGTCTGGTACGCGTTCCTGTCCGATGACGGCACCCTCAACGCGATCCTGCACGCCGTGGGCCTGCACGGAAAGAGCTGGCTGTACGCCACGCCGCTGCTGGCGGTGACCCTGGCCAACATCTGGCGCGGCACCGCGTTCTCCATGCTCGTCTACTCCGCGGCGCTGTCGAACGTGCCCGACGATCTGCTGGAGGCCGCCGCGGTCGACGGCGCCTCGGCCTTCGCCCGGCTGCGGCACATCACCCTGCCGCTCATGCGCCGGGCGGTCATGACCAACCTGATGACGATCACGCTGCAGACCCTGGCGGTGTTCACCCTGATCTTCGTGATGACCGGCGGCGGGCCCGGGACCAAGACCCAGACGCTGCCGGTCTACATGTACCAGTCGGCGTTCAAGTTCTACCAGCTCGGGTACGGCGCCGCGCTGGCCATCGTGCTGCTCGCCGTCGGTGGCGTCTTCTCCGTCGTCTACCTGCGGATGATGCGGGAGGACGTATGA
- a CDS encoding extracellular solute-binding protein → MRRQWALVMTAVTLAAGLSACGDSGSSDGKTIKVAYQKFGNFIGADELFKKIKPVFEQQNPGVKLKLIPVEADENSYYTKLGLMRRSKATAPDVAYEDTFFVNSDAQAKFLMPLDSKLSAWSDWGQFVDAAKAAGKAGDGHTYGVPMGTDTRGLWYNKKIFAKAGLPADWQPKSWNDVLTAARQIKAKVPGVIPLNVYAGKGVGEASAMQGFEMLLYGTANKLYNDQTKKWVAPSRGMNDSMNLLKTIFSEKLGPTPQQALDAHWSDNVQGQELPEGKLAIDLDGSWLPQAWIPGGASAWPEWSKTLGTTPMPTQNGQAPGKVSLSGGWLLSVGANTKNPDAAWKLVQLAMNKENALFFYLKATQVSVRNDVTSEPAYLQGNPTQKFWTDLVSVTQYRPAYSVYPQISNQLQAATESVVTGQAAPEKATNDLAGQIKRLAGPDKVEGAP, encoded by the coding sequence ATGCGGCGGCAATGGGCTCTCGTGATGACAGCGGTGACGCTCGCGGCGGGGTTGAGCGCCTGCGGTGACAGCGGATCCTCGGACGGCAAGACGATCAAGGTCGCGTACCAGAAGTTCGGGAACTTCATCGGTGCCGACGAGCTCTTCAAGAAGATCAAGCCGGTCTTCGAACAGCAGAACCCCGGGGTGAAGCTCAAGCTCATCCCGGTGGAGGCCGACGAGAACTCCTACTACACCAAGCTCGGCCTGATGCGGCGCTCGAAGGCCACCGCGCCGGACGTCGCCTACGAGGACACCTTCTTCGTCAACTCCGACGCCCAGGCCAAGTTCCTCATGCCCCTGGACTCCAAGCTGAGCGCCTGGTCGGACTGGGGCCAGTTCGTCGACGCGGCCAAGGCGGCCGGCAAGGCCGGCGACGGCCACACCTACGGCGTGCCGATGGGCACCGACACCCGCGGCCTCTGGTACAACAAAAAGATCTTCGCCAAGGCGGGCCTGCCCGCCGACTGGCAGCCCAAGAGCTGGAACGACGTCCTCACCGCGGCGCGCCAGATCAAGGCCAAGGTCCCCGGCGTCATCCCGCTCAACGTCTACGCCGGCAAGGGCGTCGGCGAGGCGTCGGCGATGCAGGGCTTCGAGATGCTGCTGTACGGCACGGCGAACAAGCTCTACAACGACCAGACGAAGAAGTGGGTCGCGCCGAGCCGTGGCATGAACGACTCGATGAACCTCCTCAAGACGATCTTCTCCGAGAAGCTGGGCCCGACGCCGCAGCAGGCGCTCGACGCGCACTGGAGCGACAACGTCCAGGGCCAGGAACTGCCGGAGGGCAAGCTGGCCATCGACCTGGACGGCTCGTGGCTGCCCCAGGCGTGGATCCCCGGCGGCGCCTCGGCCTGGCCCGAGTGGTCCAAGACGCTCGGCACCACGCCGATGCCCACCCAGAACGGGCAGGCGCCCGGCAAGGTGTCGCTGTCGGGCGGCTGGCTGCTGTCGGTCGGCGCCAACACCAAGAACCCCGACGCCGCGTGGAAGCTCGTCCAGCTGGCCATGAACAAGGAGAACGCCCTGTTCTTCTACCTCAAGGCCACGCAGGTCTCGGTACGTAACGACGTCACCAGCGAACCGGCCTACCTGCAGGGCAACCCGACGCAGAAGTTCTGGACCGACCTGGTGTCGGTGACCCAGTACCGGCCCGCCTACAGCGTCTATCCGCAGATCTCCAACCAGCTCCAGGCGGCCACCGAGTCCGTGGTCACGGGCCAGGCCGCACCGGAGAAGGCCACCAACGACCTGGCCGGCCAGATCAAACGGCTCGCCGGACCGGACAAGGTCGAAGGGGCTCCCTGA
- a CDS encoding helix-turn-helix transcriptional regulator, with translation MVNTSARLLQLLSSLSTRRSWTCADLAARLEVTERTVRRDIARLRELGYGIESEMGPWGGYHLGSGTSIPPLILDDEEALAVAVGLRTAALSGVSGSDQAALSALLKLRQVLPARIARRLGELDTAFTHTARPDDGQISPALLLDLATACRRGERTRLTYRDRTGTTSTRRVDPYRLVYTGRRWYLVAHDVERQDWRTFRADRIIDATTTGEPTDLPDAPDPAQMVNTGIALGPYPVRVTIRLAVPAEEALALVPPTVGVHRPDGDDATIIDIGGPDVDGLARYLLTLGRPLRILHPDEVRQAFLARTRQLLQDNQ, from the coding sequence GTGGTCAACACCTCGGCCCGGCTGCTGCAACTGCTGTCTTCGCTGTCGACACGACGGTCCTGGACATGCGCCGATCTGGCCGCGCGGCTGGAGGTCACCGAGCGGACGGTTCGCCGTGACATCGCCCGGCTGCGTGAACTCGGCTACGGCATCGAATCGGAGATGGGCCCGTGGGGTGGCTACCACCTCGGGTCAGGAACCAGCATTCCGCCGCTGATCCTCGATGACGAGGAAGCGCTGGCGGTGGCCGTCGGGCTGCGCACCGCCGCGCTCAGCGGAGTCTCCGGCAGCGACCAGGCAGCCCTGTCGGCGCTGCTGAAGCTGCGCCAGGTCCTACCGGCCCGGATCGCTCGCCGACTCGGCGAACTGGACACCGCGTTCACCCACACCGCGCGGCCGGACGACGGCCAGATCTCCCCCGCACTGCTGCTCGACCTGGCCACAGCGTGCCGACGCGGCGAACGCACCCGGCTGACCTACCGCGACCGGACCGGAACGACGTCCACCCGGCGAGTGGACCCCTACCGCCTCGTCTACACCGGCCGCCGCTGGTACCTCGTCGCCCACGATGTGGAACGGCAGGACTGGCGCACCTTCCGCGCCGACCGCATCATCGACGCCACGACCACGGGGGAGCCGACCGACCTGCCCGACGCGCCGGATCCGGCGCAAATGGTCAACACAGGCATCGCGCTGGGCCCGTACCCGGTGCGCGTGACCATCCGCCTCGCCGTGCCGGCCGAAGAGGCCCTCGCGCTGGTGCCGCCGACGGTCGGGGTCCACCGTCCGGACGGCGATGACGCCACGATCATCGACATCGGCGGGCCGGACGTCGACGGCCTGGCACGCTACCTGCTCACCCTCGGCCGGCCACTACGGATACTGCACCCCGATGAGGTCCGCCAGGCGTTCCTCGCCCGCACACGGCAACTCCTCCAGGACAACCAATGA
- a CDS encoding site-2 protease family protein, protein MNDTFRLGRIVGVRVGVNWTVLVVFTLLAYGLGAERLPQSYKGLHPVMYILGGLFTAAAFLASLLAHELAHAIVARRNGLTVEGITLWLLGGVARFEGEPESPGAELRIAGSGPLVSLLLGMLLAGASAVLLVAGMNGMVAGCIAWLAAINVVLALFNVIPAAPLDGGRLVHALLWRLSGDRTQATLRTALAGRGFGWIAMVAGFYLSLWTFSGLWLILIGWFLIAAASLEAGQARVQARLDGITIGRVMTPDPFTVPGSMTAAEFLREMLPRHRHTAYPLLEDGVVRGIVTAERIRGQEPGAPIGAVVEDAERTGAQTSLADLVPKLAHGRLLVFEGERLVGIVTPRDLARALERLPGPG, encoded by the coding sequence ATGAACGACACCTTCCGGCTCGGCCGGATCGTCGGCGTGCGCGTCGGCGTCAACTGGACCGTTCTCGTCGTCTTCACCCTTCTCGCGTACGGTCTGGGGGCCGAGCGCCTGCCGCAGTCCTACAAGGGACTGCACCCGGTCATGTACATCCTCGGCGGGCTGTTCACCGCCGCGGCGTTCCTCGCGTCGCTGCTCGCGCACGAGCTGGCGCACGCCATCGTCGCACGGCGCAACGGGTTGACCGTCGAAGGCATCACCTTGTGGCTGCTGGGCGGCGTGGCGAGGTTCGAGGGCGAGCCGGAGAGCCCCGGCGCCGAACTCCGTATCGCGGGCTCGGGGCCGCTGGTCAGTCTACTGCTGGGCATGCTGCTGGCCGGCGCGTCGGCGGTGCTCCTGGTCGCAGGGATGAACGGCATGGTCGCCGGCTGCATCGCGTGGCTGGCCGCGATCAACGTCGTGCTCGCCCTGTTCAACGTCATCCCGGCGGCGCCGCTGGACGGCGGCCGGCTCGTCCATGCCCTGCTGTGGCGCCTGTCCGGCGACCGTACGCAGGCGACGCTGCGCACCGCGCTGGCCGGCCGCGGCTTCGGCTGGATCGCGATGGTGGCGGGCTTCTACCTGTCGCTGTGGACCTTCAGCGGCCTGTGGCTGATCCTCATCGGCTGGTTCCTGATCGCGGCCGCGAGCCTGGAGGCCGGCCAGGCACGCGTGCAGGCCCGCCTGGACGGCATCACGATCGGCCGGGTCATGACGCCCGACCCGTTCACCGTGCCCGGCTCGATGACGGCGGCTGAGTTCCTGCGCGAGATGCTCCCCCGCCACCGCCACACCGCCTATCCCCTGCTCGAGGACGGCGTCGTACGCGGCATCGTGACCGCCGAGCGGATCCGCGGCCAGGAGCCCGGAGCACCGATCGGCGCGGTCGTGGAGGACGCCGAGCGCACCGGCGCGCAGACGTCGCTGGCCGACCTGGTGCCCAAGCTGGCCCACGGCCGGCTGCTCGTCTTCGAGGGCGAGCGCCTCGTCGGCATCGTCACCCCACGCGACCTGGCCCGCGCCCTCGAACGCCTGCCCGGACCGGGCTG
- a CDS encoding extracellular solute-binding protein: MEPAPTLPAYYRLKRRLLADIEAGHYGTGGRLPTEHELCAAYGLSRTPVARALSELAAEGVVVRHRRRGTFVDPGWMAALRAAPQVSVMATDGQWAGQLREAMGNELRLKITTAPLGELRAMFRRAIAEGRGPDFAIVDSVWVAEFAESHMLTPIGELDPAWAAEHDADFVPPFVDAYRFEGQGAVAVHAPADVTGLWYDRAALGETPAPHTWRDLRALGRTLAAGTSRDRHALVLPGGPAAGETATYALVALLVANGATVFTPDAVTLDGPAAVETLRFLRRLVDDGVLPAEVVTYDKDRSARMLAAGRAAMFVGASYQAETLAEETGTPLANVSERFGFVPIPAGPHGPPGILCGGMVYCVPRQARHPELAMRLLRAATAPRWLAEVCSETGQLPPRRSVIDALAPVSPFHAETAALLEHAVVRPAAPAYALVSAQLQTMLEGVLTRRWSPSAAVTLTADRISAITGRPIVRS, from the coding sequence ATGGAGCCCGCGCCAACCCTTCCGGCGTACTACCGGCTCAAGCGGCGTCTGCTCGCCGACATCGAGGCCGGGCACTACGGCACCGGCGGGAGGCTGCCGACCGAACACGAACTGTGCGCCGCGTACGGCCTGAGCCGCACGCCCGTGGCGCGGGCGCTGTCGGAGCTGGCGGCCGAGGGCGTCGTGGTGCGGCACCGGCGGCGCGGCACCTTCGTCGACCCCGGCTGGATGGCCGCGCTGCGGGCCGCCCCGCAGGTGTCGGTCATGGCCACCGACGGCCAGTGGGCCGGGCAGCTGCGCGAGGCGATGGGCAACGAGCTCCGGCTGAAGATCACGACGGCGCCCTTGGGGGAGCTGCGGGCGATGTTCCGCCGCGCCATCGCCGAAGGACGCGGACCCGACTTCGCCATCGTCGACTCGGTCTGGGTGGCCGAGTTCGCCGAGTCGCACATGCTCACCCCGATCGGTGAGCTGGACCCCGCGTGGGCCGCCGAGCACGACGCCGACTTCGTCCCGCCGTTCGTGGACGCCTACCGCTTCGAGGGCCAGGGCGCCGTCGCCGTTCACGCGCCGGCCGACGTCACCGGCCTGTGGTACGACCGTGCGGCGCTGGGGGAGACCCCGGCGCCGCACACCTGGCGCGACCTGCGCGCCCTCGGCCGTACGCTCGCGGCGGGCACCTCGCGTGACCGCCACGCGCTGGTGCTGCCCGGCGGCCCGGCGGCGGGGGAGACCGCGACGTACGCGCTGGTGGCACTGCTGGTCGCGAACGGCGCGACCGTGTTCACCCCCGACGCGGTGACCCTCGACGGTCCCGCCGCCGTCGAGACGCTGAGGTTCCTGCGGCGCCTCGTGGACGACGGGGTGCTGCCGGCCGAGGTGGTCACCTACGACAAGGACCGCTCCGCGCGGATGCTCGCCGCCGGCCGCGCCGCGATGTTCGTCGGCGCCAGCTACCAGGCCGAGACGCTCGCCGAGGAGACCGGCACTCCGCTGGCGAACGTCTCCGAACGGTTCGGGTTCGTGCCGATCCCGGCCGGGCCGCACGGGCCGCCCGGAATCCTGTGCGGGGGGATGGTCTACTGCGTGCCGCGGCAGGCCCGCCATCCCGAGCTGGCGATGCGGCTGCTGCGCGCGGCGACCGCGCCAAGGTGGCTGGCCGAGGTCTGCAGCGAGACCGGCCAGCTGCCGCCCCGCCGCAGCGTGATCGACGCCCTCGCGCCGGTCTCGCCGTTCCACGCCGAGACGGCGGCGCTGCTCGAACACGCCGTCGTGCGGCCCGCCGCGCCGGCCTACGCCCTGGTGTCGGCGCAGCTGCAGACCATGCTGGAGGGCGTGCTGACCCGCAGGTGGAGTCCGTCGGCCGCGGTGACGCTGACCGCCGACCGGATCAGCGCGATCACCGGCCGTCCCATCGTGCGCTCCTGA
- a CDS encoding putative quinol monooxygenase, producing the protein MTENSSTEESMTTATTGSRVGRLMTMKAHPGRGNELAAALLTVAIGLREFPGCEIYLINQDQTSPDIVYVVEVWADEASANAALEAARAATSTAVSITDVLAMLGDEPQRIDVVPHGGVGLADAG; encoded by the coding sequence ATGACCGAGAACTCCTCGACCGAAGAGTCCATGACGACGGCGACCACCGGATCCCGCGTAGGCCGGTTGATGACCATGAAGGCACACCCCGGACGAGGGAACGAGCTGGCGGCCGCCCTGCTCACCGTCGCGATCGGCCTGCGAGAGTTCCCCGGCTGTGAGATTTATCTGATCAACCAGGATCAGACCAGTCCGGACATCGTGTACGTCGTCGAAGTGTGGGCCGACGAGGCCAGCGCGAACGCCGCACTCGAGGCGGCCCGCGCCGCCACGTCCACGGCAGTGAGCATCACCGACGTGCTGGCGATGCTCGGCGACGAACCGCAGCGCATCGATGTCGTCCCACACGGCGGGGTCGGCCTCGCCGATGCCGGGTGA
- a CDS encoding carbohydrate ABC transporter permease: protein MTTATRSAPRLSTTAPRRRSAAAAAYLVLGLIALAFLVPFAWLFLSSVSEHATLDTSVPDHLTLRNFADVLTGDNLHALVNSLVLSLGSAVLTLVLAAPAAYPLSRYTRRFGRPILLILLFATGLPITAILVPVYGLFVQLDLLDSIPATILFLTATGLPMAIWLMKNFMDEVPISLEEAAWVDGASGLRALLRIVLPLMLPGTAVVFTFTFALTWGNFFVPFILLVDPAKQPASVVIFQYFGLHGTASYGLLAAFSILYSMPVVVLYTVVQRVLGNAFALSGAVKG, encoded by the coding sequence ATGACGACGGCCACCCGCAGCGCGCCGCGCCTGTCCACGACGGCCCCGCGCCGCCGTAGCGCCGCGGCGGCCGCCTACCTCGTGCTCGGGCTGATCGCGCTGGCGTTCCTGGTCCCGTTCGCGTGGCTGTTCCTGTCCTCGGTCTCCGAACACGCGACTCTGGACACCTCGGTCCCGGACCACCTGACGTTGCGCAACTTCGCCGACGTGCTCACCGGCGACAACCTGCACGCGCTGGTCAACAGCCTGGTGCTGTCGCTCGGGTCGGCCGTGCTGACCCTGGTGCTCGCGGCGCCGGCCGCCTACCCGCTGTCGCGCTACACCCGAAGGTTCGGCCGTCCGATCCTCCTCATCCTGCTGTTCGCGACCGGCCTGCCCATCACCGCGATCCTCGTCCCGGTGTACGGGCTGTTCGTCCAGCTCGACCTGCTCGACTCCATCCCCGCGACGATCCTGTTCCTCACCGCGACCGGGCTGCCGATGGCGATCTGGCTGATGAAGAACTTCATGGACGAGGTGCCGATCTCCCTGGAGGAGGCGGCCTGGGTGGACGGCGCCTCCGGCCTGCGGGCGCTGCTGCGGATCGTTCTGCCGCTCATGCTGCCCGGCACCGCGGTGGTCTTCACGTTCACGTTCGCGCTGACGTGGGGGAACTTCTTCGTGCCGTTCATCCTGCTGGTCGACCCCGCCAAGCAGCCGGCCTCGGTCGTCATCTTCCAGTACTTCGGCCTGCACGGGACGGCCTCCTACGGCCTGCTGGCCGCCTTCTCGATCCTGTACTCGATGCCCGTGGTCGTCCTGTACACGGTGGTCCAGCGTGTGCTCGGAAACGCCTTCGCGCTGTCCGGAGCCGTCAAGGGCTGA
- a CDS encoding DUF3040 domain-containing protein translates to MALSMEEERILTEIASQLGQEDPALAGRLAGFGRLRRRRRIRSIAAVVVAILVIASLVGAAFVTIPT, encoded by the coding sequence ATGGCGCTCTCGATGGAAGAGGAGCGGATCCTCACAGAGATCGCATCTCAACTAGGACAGGAGGATCCGGCGCTGGCCGGCCGCCTGGCCGGCTTTGGGCGCCTTCGCAGGCGCCGGCGCATCAGGTCCATCGCGGCGGTCGTCGTCGCGATCCTCGTGATCGCCTCCCTGGTGGGAGCCGCCTTCGTGACGATCCCCACCTGA
- a CDS encoding glycoside hydrolase family 10 protein, giving the protein MWITTVNNGDWPNKAGLPAAKQQGQYRHLLDVAQKLNFNTVYVQIRPAADAFYPSRLEPWSQYLTGKQGGDPGYDPLRFLVDEAHKRGLEFHAWFNPYRASAQADRNRLAPNSQARLHPDWVHRYGGALWFDPGLPQVRDLVGKVVLDVVNRYDVDGVHLDDYFYPYPLPGQAFPDSATFKKYGKGYANIGDWRRHNVDALVQGLHTQIHQAKPAVRFGISPFGVWRNKSKDPAGSATAALQSYDDIYADSRKWVRSGWVDYIAPQLYWPVGFKAADYRTLVAWWSKQVAGTHVQLVIGQAAYQVGQPGAWKDPAELSRHVGIDAKYPQVGGEAFFSARDLAQDRHGFASRLLRDHYSRPALPPVAASTGSPPSAPAHLKAKDGELTWKGSGAAAYAIYRTPAKGPACIAPDGRFLVKVVGGDVHKTSDKTAKPAHSYTYYVTALDRQHRESPTTHGANVTKGH; this is encoded by the coding sequence ATGTGGATCACAACGGTCAACAACGGCGACTGGCCGAACAAGGCGGGCCTTCCCGCGGCCAAGCAGCAGGGGCAGTACCGCCACCTGCTCGACGTGGCGCAGAAGCTGAACTTCAACACCGTCTACGTCCAGATCCGCCCGGCCGCCGACGCGTTCTACCCCTCCCGTCTCGAGCCCTGGTCGCAGTACCTCACCGGAAAACAGGGCGGCGACCCGGGCTATGACCCGCTGCGTTTCCTCGTCGACGAGGCGCACAAGCGCGGGCTGGAGTTCCACGCCTGGTTCAACCCCTACCGGGCGAGCGCGCAGGCCGACCGGAACAGGCTCGCGCCGAACAGCCAGGCGCGGCTGCATCCGGACTGGGTGCACCGCTACGGCGGCGCGCTGTGGTTCGACCCGGGGCTGCCGCAGGTACGCGACCTGGTCGGCAAGGTCGTCCTCGACGTCGTCAACCGCTATGACGTCGACGGCGTGCACCTGGACGACTACTTCTACCCCTATCCGCTACCGGGCCAGGCGTTCCCCGACAGCGCCACGTTCAAGAAGTACGGCAAGGGTTATGCGAACATCGGCGACTGGCGGCGCCACAACGTCGACGCGCTCGTCCAGGGCCTGCACACCCAGATCCACCAGGCCAAGCCCGCGGTGCGTTTCGGCATCAGCCCGTTCGGGGTCTGGCGCAACAAGAGCAAGGACCCGGCCGGTTCGGCCACGGCCGCCCTGCAGAGCTACGACGACATCTACGCCGACAGCCGCAAGTGGGTGCGCAGCGGCTGGGTCGACTACATCGCGCCGCAGCTGTACTGGCCCGTCGGGTTCAAGGCCGCCGACTACCGGACCCTGGTGGCGTGGTGGTCCAAGCAGGTCGCGGGCACGCACGTCCAGCTCGTGATCGGGCAGGCGGCCTACCAGGTCGGGCAGCCCGGAGCCTGGAAGGACCCGGCCGAGCTGTCCCGCCACGTCGGGATCGACGCCAAGTACCCCCAGGTCGGCGGGGAGGCGTTCTTCAGCGCCCGCGACCTGGCCCAGGACCGGCACGGTTTCGCCTCACGGCTACTGCGCGACCACTACTCCCGCCCGGCGCTGCCCCCCGTCGCGGCGAGCACCGGTTCCCCGCCCTCCGCCCCGGCCCATCTGAAGGCCAAGGACGGCGAACTGACCTGGAAGGGCTCGGGCGCGGCCGCGTACGCGATCTACCGCACCCCGGCGAAGGGACCGGCCTGCATCGCGCCCGACGGCCGGTTCCTCGTCAAGGTCGTCGGCGGCGACGTGCACAAGACCTCCGACAAGACCGCCAAGCCGGCGCACTCCTACACCTACTACGTCACCGCCCTGGACCGGCAACACCGCGAGAGCCCCACCACCCACGGCGCGAACGTGACCAAGGGCCACTGA